CAGTGTAGCGAAACCAAAATGGGATAGTGTCTTACCTTAGCGTCTGATCCCGCGAAGCCAATTACTTTGCACCCCTTGAGGCGCGCTATCTGCCCAACTATGGACCCCACAGCACCTGCTGCCCCACTGACTACGGCGACCTCTCCCTTCTTTGGCTTGCAGACCTCAAGCAGTCCAAAGTAGGCCGTGATTCCAGGCATGCCCAGCAcccccagagagagggagaggggcagcTCCCCCAGGTCTGGCACCAGCATGGCCGGAGACATGAAGTAGGGCGCGTCCAGCCCCACATCGGCCACGGTGCGGTCGCGCCACCCCCAGTAGCCGACCACGTACCGCCCCACGGGGAAGCCCGCCGCACGGCTCTCCACGATGCGGGCCACCTGTGGGCAGAGGATAATATTCTGTTACCTGCATATCACTGCATAACAACGAATAAACACCTCaccacaaacatctacatctacacagatactccacaagccactgtacagtacgtGGTGGAGTGTacgttgtaccactacaaatcgtttcatttcctgtgccactcgcatatagggcgagggaaaaacggTTCTCTACATGctaccgtatgagccctaatttcttgtatctgatCATTATGGTCCCTACGTGAAGTGTATGCTGGCGGCaggaggatcgttctgcagtcagcatcaaatgacagttctctaaattttctcaataatgctcttcaaaaagaacgtctccttcccgccagggattcccatttgatttccccaagcatctgcgtaacatttacctgttgttcgaacatactggtaacaaatatagcacctcgcctctgaattgcttcaatgtcctcgttctatctgacctgatgtggatcccaaatactcgagcgctattcaagaacaggttgcaccagcatactgtttgcgacctcctttacagatgagccatactTTCCTAGAATTCACCCAATGAACCAGAGGCTATTATTCGCCTTCCTTACCAAGTCCTcacagctcgttccatttcatatcgctctgcaacggtacactcagatatttaaacgaggtgactgtgtcaagcaggatttaTGCTGCATCTGAACATTACGGGTTAGGATtttctattcatccgcattaacttacgttttctcacatttagagctagctaccattcatcacaccaactagaaatcttgCCTAAGTTAgcttgtaacctcctacagtcactcagtttcgACACCATACGGTACACCACAACACCAGATTGCTGCCCActgcgtccgccaaatcatttatgtatactgagaacaatagcggtcttatcacacgtccctggggcactgctAACGGTATGATGAAAACTCGCTGTCTGTTAGTTAAGAAACCTCCGAGCCACTCACGCATCTATGAATTATATGCTCGTATCTGTGTTAATAGCCTGCACAGGGacgccatgtcaaatgctttccggaaatctaaaaatacggaatctgtcttttggcgttcatccgtagttcgcagtatattacgtgagaaaaggacaagcgatgcttctaaaactatgctgattcgtgggcATTATCTTCTCGGCctcaagaaaatgtgttatattcgAGATGAGAATATActcaacaattctgcagcaaacggcagttagggatattggtctctaattttgctGATCCGTTATTTTACCTTCTTATGTGcagtagtcacctgcgcttttttccaatctctTGGCGAGAGATCGCAATAACTGCAAGCTAGGTAGGGGGCCAGTGCCTTAGAGTACTCGCTGTAAATCCGAAttgtgattccatccggacctggtgacttatttactttcaaatctttcagctgttccCCAACACGCCACAGATACGTATTACTGTGTCGTCCACGCAGGCATCTGTCCAGTGCTCAAATGACGCTACGTTTGTGCGATTCGGCTGCGTGATCGATTTCTGGAATGCGAAATTTGaagcttcggctttcgttttgctatctttaacTGCCACAGAAAAAACTGGTCAACAAGGGAATAAATGAAAGCCTTAGATATGCTTCGCGATTTTACATGGGGCCAGAAATTTGtcaggttctctgccagacctTTTGCAAAGGTATGACAGTGGCAGTTGTTGCATGCTTCGCGCattatcttttcacagacgcacgaatctctactaacctttgcttgtcgttatTTGTGCGCTCTCTGACTTAATGATATAATaacatttatttctctctctcctttGTTTATTTGTAACATACCTATCCTTTATTGTTCTTAGGTGCTAATTTGTATATCTGGAATAGTCACACCACTAGCAGAAGATATATTGTGATGCTCTTCTGTTAGAGATTCACGGCCTTAAATAATATCGCTGCAATAGATAGACTTTCATTAGCACAGATATTGAACTGCCCAGGCCTAGAATAACCTTAAACGTTAAAACTTATGCCTACTTCAGGCTAAAGGATAGCCAACACTTAAGGATCATGTTTCGACGAAAATCGagaaaaatacaacttgtacaAATTATTGCGCTTGTCTTACTTCCCAAaagcatattttctttatttttcacttctcATGACGCGTTTTGGTGTCAGCATCATCAGATCTTACTTCGATAGATATTATCTTCTCACTTTGTGAACATTCCTTCATATGACTTCACTTACATCATGAAGAAATGTTTATAAAATGACAAGATACCTTGTATCGAATAAGATCTGAAACACATCATgagaagtgaaaaataaagaaaatgtatttttttggtgACCAAAACAAGTGTCATATGAAACTATAATATTCCAGAAGAGACCTTTGCGCAACTCCGGTTTTGCTCTGCACAGTCATTGTCGAGGCTACGCTGATCGTTAAGAGCTTAGTGACTGGCGTAACGTGCGACACATTCTGGCGGCAAGGGACAGCGCTTGAGGTTACCGAACTAAAATCGTTAATATTTCACAATGTTGCGTCACCGCCATTCTCCTATATAAAACAttgcgaatttaaaaaaaaaatattccgtattttgagaggtggcagtagcgaccaaaacacgaaaaaatgtccagtaaacataggctctaaacacATACCTTAGGTGCTCTAAGCATTTGTTAATCGTCGCTGCTGTGAAAGACTTCTCTtgtactgcaaggtctttgctatTAAGAAAGACATAGCACAGTCTAATACATACGTACCGTCACCACACACTCTGGTGCGAAAATCGTTATCGTTTGACGGTTGTAGCAGCGCTAGCGCTCAGTCGGTGAGAAAGCAGTCacatgcgtcgtaagcataatgtttggttgtaattattttctacttaattaacgcaAAGAACATATTTTTGtgtaccaagagacatgaattatcatGAAATACATGTATAAACAGCCAATAACACTGCTTTATTGACATAAGCTATAGCttactcatgaagaaatactttcgaatatgagtATACTTGGAGCTTACCCCACTTTAAGCGAGAGAAATTAAACACGTATTTCATGCAAGAGAAGCATCTATTTCTATTGATGTTTGTTATTATCATACGCACTCTCCTTGATACTTAAAATTTTTCATGGAGTCTAATCATTCGTCCATTTTTACACTTCGGTCGACTtcctaatacacgaatatttttgtaaatgttattacttttgcttcaaaagcgaatgtgctgaagattcttgccgttcgtGGCTCAGATTTATCGAGTATGGAATTGATTTCTTCATTCTTGGGAAACAGtgttattgcttttgacgatttattatcataCCTGTCGAGCTTTCTCTTAAGCTACAGTCCGTGGTGGCTTATTTGgtgcgttaaataatgtaggtattacattctaTACAGGGGACCcaggttccacattcactgatttggatgAGAATGTAGGGAGCAAAACTCCGCTTTGTTTGGTATACTTATGACGTCAACAGGTCCTCTAGAgtttattatcaatttttttcttaatagaggagaacgacattattcagtaaatatcCGAACGTTACAAGAAAATCGTAAGTAAACTGTCCTGTAATATACCGTTTCATACCTCCAAGTATCCTTAGGAAATTTTCTTATCACAATTAAAGTTCGATAACTGTTTTCGATTGCTATCTGCAGCCGTCTTCAGATCGTTCAAAATATGAAAAGACGGTGAATAAGCATTGGAAAGCATCGTCAGCTGTAGTCATGCAACGACATACATTCGTAAGTACCAAAACAATACTTGTACGTAGTTGAAAATGTCACCGTGAAGAAGCCAGGTTGTAGGGACGGTAGTTTCGCAAGTTGACCGTCATATAGAAAATTGTCCAGTTGCGTGAGTAGTAGTTGGGTCAAAAAGCTCATTACTTGCAGTAGTATATAACGGGTATTATCGTGAGAGCAATATATCCGGCGGTTCCAAAAACGATCAACTGTTCCGTAGCCTGGCTTACACAAGACTGATCCTTTGTGGCGTATAACGTAGTCATCTTTATAAAATATGTACAGATTGAAGGATAATATGAGAACGCTGCACAGTACAAGTCTGACAAGGCAAgttctctcgtgattcttgaacagagtattcgctattacagtgtgaaatgtactgcaaaactcaattagtctttctcctctcccgttCCTTCTGCCCAGCCCATAACACCACGTAAGTCTTTCTTCTATTCTTTCCCCTACAACGGCGTTCCAATGACTCACGATTATtagaatttcatctccctttacgtagtgAATTACCCGTTCATATCTTCATGTACTTCTTTATTTGTTGCTGTTGGTATGCTGGCgaatctgataagaacaaccgtatcGCGTAACTGCCCACAGCAGCTAACTCTCTGCCCTCGTTTcctgttcacaacgaatcctactcccgttatataattctctgctgctgttgatattaccatatattCGTCTAACCAGATATCTCCatcgtcttcccatttcacttccctgACCTCCCACTATATCCTGATTTAGcctctgcattttccttttcacattttctatcttTCCTGTAACGTTCAGACTTCtggcattccatgctccgactcgcACAATGTTATCCCATTGTTGGATATTCCATGtgtcctcatggtcacctccaccttggcagtccccttccggagatcggaatgggggactggaCCGAAATCATTTGCCAACGAAGAgaccatcgtgacactttttcagcgTGATCATATCTTATTTGCTTTTTATGaagaggttttcattgccttctgcatcctcattgttgattcttccgcccttttggggcagtttcacaccccaagggcaagagagtgcctggaacctctgtctgcttctccgccctctttattGTTTATGAACAGTCAATGAAAATTGTAGAAAGGTAGGAAACTACGGAGGTGGAATCTGGATAAGttaaaagaaacagagattattgagagtttcagatggagcattagcCAACGTTTGACTAAACCAGGGAGAGGAAATACAGTGGAAGCCGAATGTGTaccaaatgaaaaattaaacagtGAAGGCAAAAGAATAACTGATATGCAAAGCGACTAGACTTAGTAGAAATCCTGCGAAAACACAGGAGATTCCGAATTTAATttacgaaagaagaaaataataaactgtagcaattaacgcaggcgaaaaggaatgtagacgtctaaaaatgagacaTGCAGAATGTgctaaatggttaagcaggaaaGACTAGAGAAGAAATGCAAAGCTGCAGAAGCATGAACAAATAGagcaaagatagataccacctataggAAGAATTAAGATACCTTTGtagaaaagggaagcagctgtatgaaGGTTGCAGAGCAAGCTAGTGGTAGGCAGAGAAAGGGCAGCTGAAACATGGAAGGAGCGCGTAGAGGAGTTCTACGGGAGAAATTAACTTGgaaacaatattacagaaagggaagaggaagtagatggatCTGAGATAGGAGACATTATACTGCGAGAAAACTTTGACAGAACACTGGAACGTGTAAGTCCAAACAAGGCTCCTGGATTAGACATTTGCACCGAATTATTGGGATCCGTGGGAGACGCAGCCTTTACGAAACTATTCCATCTTGTGTACgacatatatgagactggcgaaataccctcaggcttcaggaGGAATGTTACATTTCCAATTCCACATGAAGCAcacgctgacaggtgtgaatattatcgaactaccaGCGTTGAAGGTCAGAGTTGCTTAATACCGACCGAATTACACGGAAGTGATGAAAGTCGTGGGATaggaatatgcacatatacagatggaggtaatgTGGCGTACtccaggtataaaaggacagtgcgttggcggagccgtCACTTGTAGTCAGGTGATCCCCGTGAGAAGATTTGCGACCTGATTATGGAcggacgacgggaattaagagactataaaacgcgaaatggcagttggagctagacccttggaacattccatttcggaaaccgttcaggaattcagtattccgagacccacagcgtCGAGAGCCtgctgaggataccaaatttcaggcattatatctCAACGAAGACAACGCGTTGGCCCACTGcctgcacttaacgaccgagaacagccacttttgcatagagtcgtcagtgctaatagacaagcaacactgcgtgcaatAACCGAAAAACATATCCGTAAGGACAGTGGGGTGTAATtgggggttaatgggctatggcaggagacatCCGAGACGAGTGTCTTTTGTAACAGTGTTACATCACCTGCGGcatctctcctgagctcgtgaccataatgGTGTGCGGTGCGTTTacgtgatcactgactggaaatggttatgttcggctacttggagaccatttgtagtcatctgtggacttcatgtccccaaagaacgacgaaatttttgtagatgacactgcacccggtcacagaatcacaactgttcacaattggtttgaagaacatcatggCCAATTCGAGCCTATGATTTGACCGCCCAGATCACACAACATGAATCCCACGGATATTAATCGGACATAGtccagaggtcaattcgtgcacaaaatcttgggctggcaacactttggcaattacagACGGCAACAGAGGCAGTGCTCCTCATTGTTTCTGAAAAgggctttcaacgacttgttgagtggatGCCAGGTCCAGcttctgcactactccaggcaaaaggaggtgtggcacaacattaggaggtataccatgactcttgtcatctcagtgtatttacAGAAGATTGGGATACGTTGTAGAAGCCATCCTCGGGGCAGGTCAGTTCTTCTTGTGCcacggaaaaatggaaatgagcatacggcatcattggccgggaggccccatctggagaagttcggtcgccaagttcaagtcttacttcagtcgacgccacactgggcgacttgcggaccagtgatgaggatgaaatgatgatggggacaacacaacaccaagtccacgaatcgagaaaatctccaaccaggcccGGACTCGAACCTGGGctcactgcatgggaggcaagcacataacCACCCAGTTAAGCAGGCGGACTGTTCCTGGGAAATTTTGGACCATGCGAGGCAACACTGCCCTTAAAACTGCCCTCGCAAGTGGCAATATAACTAACATTGATGTGGATGCGGACAGGACATCCAACCTCACGAAAGACGGCGccatcggcacacgggacgagctaGTAGACGTGTTTTGATCCCTCAGCACTGTCTAGCGGCCGCTGTCGGCTTTATCTGGCTCGCAGACCACACATTTTCTGTGCGAAAATGGATGCGATTAAAATAACTGCATAAACTCTGTTAGTGACTGGCAACGAAGAGTGGAGAAAATCGCAAAGACAATTCTGGTTTCGTCGGTGGCTTGAACGGCAAATTTCTGGAAGAGGATTACTACATAGCgctgtacaacgatctgagatacaCACAGTAGAAGTTATTCGTAAACTCAATTGAATTTTCAGACCATTTTCGTTTTTATGTTGAACACAGTGAAGGcacagtgtctaatgtcagtttatATGCCAGTATCACTTGGATTTCCGctcctcccagattctataaagccctgaACCCCTAGAACGCCACACACTCCAATTCACCTTCCGTATTGTCATTCCGttccccatgtggatcctctatgacctcatccccttcccacatcttcttcttttcctcgaacatattcaCACCCCGTACATCGTTTGCTGACTCGATCCCCCACTGTCTGGTGTCTTCTGTCCCCTCTACCCCCAGCCTGTTGCCGCGCCTTTTCTGTTGTGTCCcagcctctctccatctccacaccctccacctcctttctcagCGCCTACTCCTACTGCATGACGAACTTCACACTGACGTCTACCCCTCCTGCCAAAGCCCCACCTTCCCCCCTCCTACTCCTCaatgctccctctcccctcctcttcccttcccttgAGCAGTTTTCCTCCCTCCTGCACCCCCCTCCCTTTCCCGtgcccccttctgtgtctctgcactccctcctcatTTACCTTCCCACTCCATCTCCCACCCCGaccgtctcctgcctcttggtgcgctcCCCAAtctccccttttttcttttcctcccacCCCTTCAGCCCCCTCCCCCACTGTATATCCCTCTCCCCTCTGGCCTCCTCTCCCTCTTCAGGTCCCTCCCTGCAGTTTTTATTCTTTATGTGTGCCCCATCGCTTACAGTGATCTTTTAAGCGTCTCTCattctgtgtgtttttatactgtggctgactcttaacttgtgcatgtgactccagtgtattttaagtgctCCCCGACTCACCAACtgtgttcttttaattttatgtgtactttttttaagctgtcccccccaccccccccccacccccacccccaatgaACGTTCCCGTGTCAGTGCATCCATCACCACCAACTGTCTCCACTTATTATGTTTTTATATCCCCCTTTTGCCGCATTTTTTTCTGTATAgtttcctatttttatttcattgtaacgtcactcggctgaagagcagtgcattgTGCCCAtacggggcaggggaatgaaaccacaataaagaaaaaagaaatttcagtTTGCGCATATATAATATCCATATTTTTTATGCTGTGCTGACCACTAACACCCTGAACTAACAAATGTCGTCACATAGGTTTCAAGATCACGATTCGTTACTTAATTTCATTGAAATGGGAGAAGGGACTCTTTGAGAAGCTGCTCACTATCGTAAAAAGATATTTATCGGTGAAATACAAAAATTACCCTGTCATAAGGCTAGATATTGgtatatatattttacagaaagtttcttAACGTTAAAAACTTCCAGTGTGTAgcttgtgtttactttcagacataTACCGGCAGTCACGTTCAGATTTCTGTTCACCAGGGAATCATTCCAGTCGTTGGCCATTCCAATAATTACTGCAGAAAATAGATCATTTATACGAAATAACATCGCTTTTGAGATAATTTATCTGTCAAACGAAAGAAAAAGACCTAAAGACATAGAACCTTTAAGGAAACATAAGGCGAAAAATATTTTAGTAGGAGGTGGTGGACAACTAGAACCTGCAACATCACCCATCATCACTCTGAGCGCACGATGCTATCAACTATGCTACAGCCCTGACTTAGCAAGCGTATACGATACACACTATCTAAACACTGTATCTAtaaatgtcattatttgaaacTTAATATGGAAATCATACCAAAAAGACGCGATTTTGATAAATCATCATTCTACCGTATCATTGAAATGGTATACGTTCGTAGCACGCAAGTTATAACAATAAAAAATCTACTACAGACAGGCTTTACCTACcgatatgtagtttcctgtcattttattataacaaatcgtagctaaaACGACGCACTTTTGAGGGATCCTCAATTCGCTGAGGCTTTggaacagcttatattcatactaCGTAGTCTACGAGAGAGAGAACCGACCAAATACCATGTTTACTGCCATACAGTATGGCACCTCCAATGCTGTGCTTGTAACATAAAACTAGGTCGCATCTCACTGGCCACATTCTCCTCCACCGGGCAAAAATCCGACATGCCACATACGTTATTTCATGCTACGCAGTGTAGTGGGACGTAGAATTCCatactgtgacgtcaccagctcatCGGCTGTGTGCATTTTCACATCCCGTGAGACGGTGGCttaagatttatcttagaagatagcttaaagAAACGCAAACCACGTTTATATTATTTGTAGTTTTACTGAAGTCTTCTGACAGTGTTGGCTTGAATAcattcttttaaattctaaaggtagcaggaacgaaatacagggaactaaagatcatatacagcttttacagaaaccagattgtggtTATTTGAgcctaaggacatgaaagggaagcaatggttgaaaagggagtggggcagggttgtagcgtatctccggtgttattcaatctgttcattgcgCAAGCAGCACAGGAAGCCTAGAAGAagtttgaaaagggaattaaaattcaggaagaagaaatctaAACTTTGaactttggcgatgacattgtaattctgtcagagataccaAAGGACTTCGAGGAGCAGCTGAAAGgagtggatattgtcttgaaaagagattacatGATGAGCATCAACATAAgtgaaacaagagtaatggaatgcatTTGGACTAAATCAGGAGGACGTGAGGGATTtaggttgggaaatgagacactgaaagtagtacttAATTGTTGATATTTGGGCAGTAAAGGAACtgccgatggtcgaagtagagggaataTGAAATACCAACTGGCTACAGCAGAGAAAGCATTtctaaaaagaggaatttgttaacatcaaacataaatgtTAGTTTTCGGAAGTTCTTTCGTAAGGTACTTGAGTGCAGCCTTGGAGAGAAGCGGAACGTGGACATTAAGCACTTCAGactacttttgaaatgtagtgctaaagaagaatgctcgaAAAGAGGccactaaaagaaggtatcggctgataggacacattcttaggcatcaaggaattgtcaacttGCTGTTGGAGGGAAGTGTATGTGTGTGGGGTGGCGGAGTAAACATTGTAGAGtttgaccaagagacgaatacagtaaacaggatcAAATCGATGTAAGTTGCAATTGTTATTCAAAGGTGAAaagctttgcacaggatagactagagacgagagctgcatgaagccagtcttcggactgaagacaacaacaactacttATGTTACAGTCGATTCTGCATAGTGATTTATACCCAGTTTCGCTGCTAaacataaacatttgtaaactcAGCAAGATCTACGAAAAGAGTATACTGTCGTGCAGTgacttcaaattaaataatttcGTTGTGCGTGTGTTGGGAAGTAACTTTTGCATTTATTAATTTGCACTAATTTTCTTTAAAGAATGATGAATATTCGAGCAGTGAGTGCGACGTTTTCCAAGTTAGAAGACTGTTATGGAATTTGCACAACAGACtatactcagccggccggagtggccgagcggttctaggcgctacagtctggaacagcgcgaccgtacgataccaagttcgaatcctgcctcgggcatgggtgtgtgtgatgtccttaggttagttaggtttaagtagttctaagctctaggggactgatgacctgagaagttaagtcccatagtgctcagagccatttgaaccaagactataCTCTTTACGTGAATTACGTTAGGAACAGCTGCTCGATAtgaaatatcattgacatcgggagattgtggaataaaacactAGTCACACTCTTTTCTGACAGTTCTGCATATTGTCCATAGCTCCTTGTTTTTACAGAACTGTCACCGTTTAGTTTTTAATGCGAACACTGTTTGCGaaaatcacataaaacaatttgatATCTTCCCATAAATCGAGAAGgttggacaatgttcaaaacaaaacgaaatgtTGTTACTGTCACTTCGGactcttttgccgatgtggtcgaacacgactcagtcgagcttgaagtttattcagtaccgtcacatatgcatcagaatttatggttgttccatttggcatgacgtccacaagcaagagtccttcggaatcgaaaaacgccgtagCGATAACTTTTCCAgcgggtgtggttttgaatttttttcttgggtgaatttgcatgatgccattccattgattgcctcttcgtcgctggtgaaaaatgatggagccatgtttcatcacctgtcacaccgcacccatggtctccgagctgatagtccatgctgctgcaaacgttgtcgaactgttcgtgcagatgtttgttctcttgcaaacgtccccatctgttgactcagggatcgagacgtggctgcacgatccgttacagccgtgcggataagatgcctgtcatctcgactgctagtgatacgaggccgttgggattcagcaaggcgctccgtattaccctcctgaacccaccgattccatattctgctaacagtcattggatctcgatcaacgcgagcagatatgtcgagatacgataaacaggaatctcgataggctacaatccgacctttatcaaagtcgtaaacgtgattgttcgcatttctcctccttacacgaggcatcacaacaacgtttcacgaggcaacgccggtcaactgctgtttgtgtatgtgaaatcggttggaaactttcctcatgtcagcccgttgtaggtgtcgccaccggcaccaaccttgtgagaatgccctgaaaagctaatcatttgcatatcacagcatcttcttcctgtcggttaaatttcgcgtcttagcacgtcatcttcctggtgcagcaattttaatggccagtagtgtattattattattattactattactattgaaacatcccggcagattaaaactgtgtgccagattgggttaacctaagcgttcaaatgttcaaatatgtgtgtgtattcctaagagacgaaactactgaggtcatcggtccctagacttacacactacttaaactaacttacgctaataacaatacacacacccatgcccgagggaaggctcgaacctcctgcgggaggggccgcacagtccgtgtcatggcgcctcaaaccgcgcgaccactcagCGTGGCGAACCTAAGTGTCTTGCCGGCGAATGCGCTTCAGACTGAgacatccaggcacgactcacgacccacgtcCATAGCTTTACATCTACCAGTATATGCTACTAAAGTGTTCTTTATGATTTTCATGCTGGAATATGAAAATAGAATTAGTGTGACCCATAGttttatatttataactattgTTTTTAATAATGTCTGGATGTAGTCTGAGGCATCTGGTATCTATTGTTATTGACAC
The genomic region above belongs to Schistocerca americana isolate TAMUIC-IGC-003095 chromosome 7, iqSchAmer2.1, whole genome shotgun sequence and contains:
- the LOC124623129 gene encoding prostaglandin reductase 1-like; amino-acid sequence: MPYAHFHFSVAQEELTCPEDGFYNVARIVESRAAGFPVGRYVVGYWGWRDRTVADVGLDAPYFMSPAMLVPDLGELPLSLSLGVLGMPGITAYFGLLEVCKPKKGEVAVVSGAAGAVGSIVGQIARLKGCKVIGFAGSDAKLSIYFINKLRKTPPTDIGHVYALLPISI